DNA sequence from the Anguilla anguilla isolate fAngAng1 chromosome 4, fAngAng1.pri, whole genome shotgun sequence genome:
CATACGATCTATTCATGAAGCTGGATATTTCTTTAAGCAGTTTAGGTAGTTtgccttgctgaagggtacattGGCAACGGCTCACCTGAGAATCATCTCTACAACCTCTGTATTACATGCACagctccctaaccattatgctacactgctatCCAACAGGTTTATATAAGGTTCTCAATGACATAAAATGCAActttatttctacattttacaAATTCCACAGAAgatgatgaataataatgagTGTTAcaatacccccctccccattatattaatttaacatgaTACTCTTGATGTAAACATCACTAAAGCAGTATTGCAAATTAATTGCCGAGAAATGATCCAAATGtacacccccccaaccacatCTTTCAGATATTACactcataaaaacattttaaaaggtgtTTTTGACAGCATCCcataaccatttttaaaaaaatgttatatactAGATAATAAATGTGATGCTTCAAAGTCATTGTGTTCACAACCAAGATCTGCACTCtctgtaaatatatgtaaatgtatctGAAATGGTTGAGAACGGAAAAGCCTTTGCAGACCGATATTTTTGACGTCCCTCATGCTGTGGACTCACCCAGCGCCTGCACGTCTTCCTCTGTCAGGTTGCACTTGTGCAGGTCCAAGCTGCGCAGGTGCATGAGCTGGGTCAGGTAAGCACTCATCTGTGCAAACCCCCCGCTTGCCCCCTGGTTACAGGACAGGTCCAGTTGCTCCAGGGCTGGAAGAAACTGTATTGCTTCTCCTGGGGGAAAGACGGGGGTACATCCAGGGGGGAATCAGAGGGGCCACCAAAGGACAGTACAATCTTGGGATGGCACAAAGAGAGTTCCTAGAGCTTTTGAATGTTGACTACCAAAGTCTACCAAGACTTTCACAGTGAAATGTattgtgttaaatcaactctatgCCTAGATtagactcatataaactctgttagagttgaattaactctgaacattttactgtctaGTTCCAGGATGGCAGCTTCACAGCACTCTCACCCAGCGTCTGGAGGCTGTCCTGTCTCAGCCCACACATGCGCATCCGCAGGACCTTCAATCCCAGGCTGCCCTTCAGCTGGGGGGCCAACtcacacagccccccctccaggTGTCTATTGGCAGAGAGGTCCAGCAACTCCAGGCTAGGCAGCATACTCAGTGCCCCCCCTGAAACAGAGAATAAGGGGCACGGGCATAGCACAGACGTCTAAACCACAGCCTGACTTGTGCCAGGGTTTCcccaccctggtcctggggagctcCAAGTGTATGCTGGCGTTTGTTCCAAcaataaactgtaaaaaatacgGACAAAGTGGCTGTGACGTCAACCACTGAATTTACATGTCTTCGGGAAGCATTTTGAAGCCGTGGAAGTATTGTTTACGtgctgccatgttgtacaaattggagcgaGAGACTGCTCAGTTGGGAAAAGAAGGAAGCCTTACATGGCCATGAAGTCTGGGTCGTCCACTAGGTGTGTGAGTTTTGGTTATTGTGTTAAGTTATTGTGCCATTTGAACAACTACAAATTAgaaaatcagcaaaaacaaATTAGCACATGAGAAGACAATGAAAAAACACCTAGCGCGACTAAAGGTTTTAGTGATTTTTGACATCATATTTTAATCGCATTGTTGCCATTGACCCGTAATGAATCGGGTGGCTGAAAGACCTATACAGGCACCCAATACGCTGACCCTACAGAGCAACGTCTCACAATAAGACCAGGAAAATCAAAGCTTGGTTTTGGCCTCTTGGTTCCAACCAGTCATTCATGTAAGTGACTAAGAACATGCAATATTATTGTGCTTGAGACAAGATCAGTCCATTGCCATTTGCTGTTTTGAAATCCTTTTCCCGAGCAGATATTGAAAGTCAGTAACTAGATATCCCCTGAAGGACCCTGGTGTGATTTTGCCTGTAAATCAGCCAAACAAATCACAACAACTGTTACAATATCCACATTTAAAGACCCATTAACATCTCATAAGATGCTGGAATTAGCTATTTCAACTGGAACAGAAAGCAGATGGCACGGGTTCCCATGGGAAGGCCCCATTGATTCTCATAGCCAGCAAGGTGTGGTCTTACCTAGTGCCTGGGCGTCTGCTGCAGTGAGCTGGCACTCCACCAGGTGGAGCTCTTTTACTGTGTTCCCTGGCTGGAGGCCACTGATGAGGCGTTGCAGGTTCCCACCGACACCGGCATTCCAGGAAAGATCCACTACCTCCAGGAGGGGGAGATAGCCCAGCGCCTCCCCTGTGGAAATATTCACAAAGGTTGTCACCATCATCGTGCTTCTAAGTATGGAATAAAACATCTCCTTTGAGACAGCATTCAAAAGGCCATGACCATACTTACaaacatgttacattacattacattacaggcatttagcagacgctcttatccagagcgacttatacaacttttacatagcattttacattgtatctatttatacagctggatatatactgaagcagtgcaggtcaagtaccttgctcaagggtacaacggcagtgtccttacccgggaatcgaacctacggcctttcggttacaagcccagttccttacccactgtgctacactccgtgcCGCATGTAACCTCCCATGTGATAATATTCACACAAACTTCATCATGTTGAAAAACAATTAATCCCCTCCCCCAAGACAATATTCACAAGGCCACGATTATCTAAGTTATCATATGCATGTTCTGGATCGACAAGTTCTGACAGTATTCACCAAACCTCCAAAATAAGCTAACACTAGCCAACATCACATTCATGTAATAGAGAAATATCAAGTTTTCTGAATGCATTGCATGCCTCACAAAGCTGCCCAGATTCAAAGCCAAAAGAGAAACACTCCAAATACAAAACAGGGACAATGAAGCATTCTTTTTCTTAAATCAAGAGCAGTCTAAATCTTAAATACTTACTTAACATGCCCTTGCAAGTCAGTGCCCATTTTTAAACAACTCAAGTTGCTAGGATTTCTGCAGTGCAACAtgtcattttaaacaatgaTTAAAGCTATGCTTGTCAACATCATGCAAACTATGGAGTTGTTTTCCTTGCAAGCACTACATTAAGTGTtgtgatttttccatttttgattcattttataATTCAGAGGCTTCAACCATCACTCTAAAATAATGAGATGAGGAAGCCTTTGTATGATGAAGTTTAATCAGAAAAGCACAGGgttcacaatattttattttcagctctGCGCTGGCAACCTAAGCTACTATTTCCCTCAGTTGATTAACAGGAGTTTAGCAGGGGGCAGAAAGCAGAACCCTATCATACCGAGCGCTGTGAGGTCATCTGCTGTCAGCCTGCAGCTGCTCAGTCTCAGCATCCGGAGTCTGCTCACATGCCTCAGGTGAATGGCCAAAGCCTTCAACGATCCACCGCACAGGTCGTTCCAGGAGAGATCCATCTCTTCCAACTGAGACAGGAATGGCAACAGGGTAGCTAAAATGGATAGAATAAAAATGGAGtgagagaaagcaaaagagGCTGAGGGAAAAGAAAGTATAGAGAAGAGATGAATGTAAGAGAAAACATGGAAATGAGGACACGAGAGAGGGATTCCTTACTTGGTCCAATACATGACTGCAGCGCTATGGAATAAAAACTAGCGAAGAGTGTGTCACTAATGAAAATGGCTCACCCAGTTCTAAGACATCAGTGGCGGTGAGGTCACAGTGGCCGAGATTCAGGCTGTGGCTTTCCAGCTTCTTTCCTAGCTTCTGAACAAACAGCTTCACTCTACCCCACCCAACCATCGAACTCAGCTCTGAGTCCACAGGGACACCCCTCCCTGAAACAACATCAGTACCCATGCATCATCTCACAGGTTCCAGGATACTGGGAAGAGTCGCCATAAATCGAAcggtttttggattttgctcatttacacTATTTAGcattatgaaattttacttcaagcaggtttgacatgtcagtagttATCGccgtttcaattacattcatgaCTTAATCGAGTtggatacaattaaaaccaaggaTCATGCAGTCCCACGTTACACTCATACCATTTAGTAGGCATAATTGTAAAAGATGTGAGGAATAATTgtaacatgaaatgaaaatggcataTAATGTGCGTACgcctttttccccctccactCAATTGAAAAAACCTCAGGATTGTACAGGCGGGGTTGGGAGCTCATCACGTCTGCACTGAACTCCACCTAAACGGTCCTACCCacaattaaacaaacacatgcagctaAACAAATACATACCAGACATATGCAAATGGTATCCTCAATGCTCAACAACACCAAATGCAATttgtaaaatgtacacaaaGATTTCACAATTCTGTGACATTCTCTTTATGTGTCAGTTCCGCCTTTTAACTCACATTCCGATTTGGGAAATATGAGGCCCTTCATATTGCCTCCTGTAACCTACCtcataaatgaaagcaattagCAATAGTTCATAACAAACTTCTCAATATCAGAGAAAATTTTCCAGCACATGCTTTGGCATAAATAAATCTTCAAGGTGAATGTGTATTTCTGCACCGAAAGAACTTTGACATTCTGTGTTCTGCACTAGACAGTTGGCGCTCTCTTGAGGTTAACATTAGTTTAAAGCCTATTTTAGTATATAGCCTAAGGTTATGAGTGACAGTTGATAAaaggttttttcatttttaagataaGACAATTGATGTAAATGTCTCAGCTTTGCTTTTCCAATGTCTCAGATTTTCTTTATCCATTAGCCTTGAGAGATAGGCCCTGACTGTAAGTAGTATGATTAATAAGCTGATTgttacatttaacaaaataattatctgtAGTGTAATGTGTATTAATGTAGATAAATTAGAATGTCCTGACCACTGCTGGCCTTTATAAGTCCTAGTAATAATATACAAATTCTGATATATTGTTGTCAGCGTAgatatatgaaaaaacaaagttagtaaagtttatttttgtgcagatttacaataaattattgTGCCAGTGAAGTACCTGAACTTCTGTTTACGTGTCTGGAGCTTTATTAAAGCTGTACGCTATCTGTCAACTCATAAAAAATGAACCTGTGAAGAGAGAAGTGTATTGTGTCCGTATTGGTAACGCCTATAGAGTGTCCCGCTCAGATTCACAGAGGATGTTTTAACAGGAGATAATACTTTTATTTGCCTCAACTATGGGAGAAGATATGCAATGAGATTAAATCATTTATTGGCCATTATGTCAGGTGCTTCATGATGTCACGATGACCAAGACCCAATAACTCAGAGCCCAGTAATAGTAACCATAACAACTTTTAAAGGGcagataacttttttaaatgatgtatgatttgatttattgtaaataaaaattaagctTTATGCCCGAAAAATACTTTCGGAACAGATTTTTAATTATCTCGCTAAAGAAaccttttttggaaatatttcagacCTGAAATGGGTACAGTAGCCGCAttgtatataataatataatataaattattgaccgtgttacatttaGCAAGCGTTACATCGCGACTCTCCCCTACAACAATTTACGGACTCAAAGAGATTGAAAACTCACTGACCCGAGGATAGACAACACTGATTTTACGACAGAAAATATGCCTATATCACTGTCATAGATATAAAACGTATAAATGTCTCTAGGATGCACATTTCATTAACTATGAACGACACGACATCGCACACCGtgtaacaaaacacacaaaagtatACATAAAGGGTCCCTTTACAGTTACACCTTATACGCATTAAATGTGCAATGACAattaatttccattcatttccaATCTTGCTATTGAATTCACAAATTATGAGACCCCAGTGTTCCGCTAGTAGGAACGTCAAAACAATTCACAGCGACCTGAGTGCGTAACCACTGTCAGAGTCCCACATACCCATTTTCTCCTCGCCCCGCTGGGCCTCTGGTTCTCCGCTATCTGGTATGCCGCCATCCTTCTTGTCAGAGTTTTCCGTGGGGCGGAAAAAGCGACCGACTGACGCCCGGGGGCGCCGGTCCGTGATCGACTTTGTCCTGCGTATTTGGTTCATTATCATGTCGAACGGCGACCTCTTCTGGGGGCATTCCCGTCCCTTATGAGAATCTGGCCGATGTGTTACAgtacagttttaaaaagttgtgtagaACCAAATAACACACCTTCCAAAACTTCTGAATTTGAAATACCAATGTGAAAATACCCACCCCTGCCCGCAATTTACCTGTGTGTTCCATTCTGTGGTCTTCCACACCTCAACAAACAGAAATTGGCAGAGCAACTTAGTCAGCACAAATACTCGCATATAGGCTactacactatatatatataaggccGACGCATGGAACATCTATTCAATCAATGAAAGGAAGTATTTAAGTTTTGTGTGATTACCAAAGCGTACTTTCTTAAATGTCTGTACAATTTAAAGCCTATTTTCGTGTTGAGTGCAGTCAGCGCGCAGCGGCAGAGATCCGGTTTCTTTTTACTTAGTAAACATGATTTTCTCTGTCCCAACTATAACAGCAGTGGGAATATTTACTGCGTTAAAGACAACACAATGGCTACAGTAACGTTTGTCGGAGTGTTTTGTTTACCTGATCTATGCATGTAAATCGCAGCGGCTGTTTCTTATTTAATTTGCACGCCTACTGTTCGATAATGCTGTGCTTCGCTTCCGAAAGATCATATTATCCAGGAAGTAAGTCTAAGATTGTACTTTGAAACCAACGGCGACAGGTGAGCAAATGAGGCGTGAGGTGCTTCTGACTTACGAATTTGCACACTCAGCTCTTTTGCCGTCTAATGTTTGGCAGCGGTTAACTTTCATTTTAGTTTGGTTACGCGATTCATCCTGCCCCATCACCTGTGTGAGAGAACCTGCTTCAGCAGTCAGTAAACAGTATAATTCGGCAGGATAACAGGATAATTCGGCATTGGACAGTGGTGATGTTGTCCTACTGCACATGTAGGGGCCCTGAAAACCCCAGGACCTGAAGGTTTTGAACAACCAATAAAATTGTGTCTTGTCAGGGGGAATTGGTTAAGAGAAAAGGTGTGGacattgtttattatttaaatattcatgtatATTGAataattactatttttattttttatgttgaacACCTTCAAATTACCTTGTTACCCCGCATGCATTTAACACCACAGTTTAACAATTTCTGTTGATTTTGGTTTATAATCTGAACACTTATTTTAGATATGttctaaaatgtcattacatGTCACATTATATAACTTTCTGTGGCATAAAAAAGAATAGTCATTCTCTCAAGGAGAGTCTAATCGAGAGGTTGTTTTAATAACCAAATAGAATACACAACTCCAGAGTGGGGTCGCACGAAacttgtaaatatgtaaatgtgagAATATAATAAACTATGTACAGCAgcatatatgaaatatattattatagcACATCCCTGAAGAGGGTGTGctggaaaatatacaaattagAGTCACTCAAACTATATTGGATATTCAGGGTAAATTGAAATACCTAAAACTGTTTTCAAGACAATTTAACTTTTATTCTTGAGATAATTACCTTGCATGTTCTCAAAAATGAACCTCACTTGGTTTAAacgaaaaatgttaaaaagcatAAAGCACTTCTGTTTAAAATAGCTCAGTTGTCTCAAGATAATGCATGTTGGGACCTATGTATATATCTTTTGAACTATTTTGAGTTTGTATTAGCAGTAACAACTTTGGTTCCCCTATACCAAATGTCATCTCGGCAGCGAAGACTTTCTGGTGTTTTAAAGCCAGCAACCTCCTAGCATAATTTCCGAGGTGGTAGTGTGATAATAACAGATACCCTGAGGATCTCTCCTAAATGCCCCCAAAAGCCTCTAACATCTCAGAGTGTCTAAATATGTATGAATAAGGTGGGAGTAACACTGCCTAGTAGCGGCACTAGACTAATGCCCTTTTAATCCCCCTGTTTTAATAACGTATTGTTTCTGGTTGAGTCTGCTGGCGAGTAGTAAGTACAAAACCACAGATTAGCAGGCATTTCAAAAGACAATCCTAGAAAGATGTTTAGCATCAAGGTTTTTTGAGCTATTTACAGGTGTAGGCAAGAAGGGCCAAAAACATAGGTTCTTCTAACTTTCTaggaaataactgtacaaacaGCAAGAGATAAACAGGTGCAAGGTGGGGCACTTAACCTGGGTCAAGTCAAATACTCTCCATGAAATACTCTTACCTGAAGTCCCTGCAGATTgttgaaaaacataaaacaaacagtaTTTTATAAAGGGCATAATTAACTCATGTTACTGTCTATTTAgttacattttattgaaaattctcagggatctgcaAGACTGATTCCAAATTGTACATGTACTTAATAGGACAagtatttaataaataacaaactatttcaaacaCATATTGTTAGTATTCAACTTGGAAACTGCCAAATAATGGCATAAACAAAGTTGTATTGGGtaatttaactttaactttcagaaaagtaataaatacaatggctgaaacaaGAAATGTGCTTTAAGTGTGGGAAAACgctttataaattaaatgtattataattaaaatgtattatcagATGGGCaagctgggacaggctccagtgcccccgtgaccctgcccaggaaaagcgggtataaataatggatggatggatggataaagcTTACTGAGCTGCTTAGTTCCAATTTCACACGCAACTGTGGATATATCACTGCCCTATTTTAACAACCCTGGTTCAATTAACTCTGGAGTAAAGAAGGAAGTGATATAAATAATTCTCAGTTTTAGTTTATACAGGGTAGGAAGAATTGTTTTAACCTTTGTGTTCTGCTTACTTATTAGCAGCTCTGAAACTGTTAGCCGTGGGTAAAATATACCCAGGACATTATTGGGGTTTTAAAGCAATaatggaataaaatgtaatcaaaaataCCCAATATATTATCTTTTTCTCAGTTCCAAACAATATAAACTATATGTAagtataatataattatttgtgataataatgtgattttttaaaaatcactaaaTGAAGGCATGGGAGCATAAATCGtgtttatctgtgaaaaatttaaatgaaacaaggttttcaTGCAGTTTTGAACTGATATTCTTAATTAGGCTTACTTTTCGTCTTTATCTTATCGTATTGAAAGAAGCAATATTGGCAGAAAAGAACAgatgatgaacaacaaatacaaaacactaaacacaaaacaagaacaaaagtTACTCTGGTCTAGTCACTCGTCATAAATTTCATTTCTCAGGAGTGTTATTCCTTTCTTCACTAACAGTTTAAATCGATTGATTAGAGGAAACCGAACAAAGGGGCTAAATGCCAGCTTTTAAATGATGAAGATGAAACCTGCGAATATTTTGAAAAGCACACGCATATTAGTAGTACAAGAAAACTCCGTCCTAAACTAGATCAGAGGGGAGGCGGAAGtagattattaatttttttattttttcggtaaaaatttaaataagcaATGCATCAATTTCAATACATGGGAAGTCTATAGAAAggcatatttgaaaaatatttaaccgATAACATTATGAAATATCATTATTGTAATAACAAGACGTCAACAATGAACTaaataacaacattttttcGTTCACATAATTCGTTTACAATATCTCATCTATGGCTTACTTTCAGAATTTGCCTATGTGAAACGCAATGAATGGGCACCCGATTGTAGGCTGTCACAGTAGAGCCACAGCACGTGAAGTGAATTATTGGAAATAGCGCATTTCGGGATTCTggaattcaaaaaataaattaatcagtATTTGATGGTAGGCTACAGAGTTAATTGAACTCTGACAGAGTATTGGAGTCCAGTTGGACCATATgtagatttaacactgaacattttacagtgtatctaaaaaaataatcacatacAATTGGGGAATTTTCAAGTTTTCATTATTCAAATCGAGAGTACAAGTATGGACTATCCctaaatgtacagtaacatAGTCTACCACTGCATTTCCCTATAAATTGTAACTTTGCCAGGCTGTCACTCCCGAGTATAAACgttcagtaatatttagatGACGGCATTGGATAACCCGGTATAGGCCGTTTATGCGAGGTTATGTGGGAATTTACTTGTAGCATTTAATATAGATTTGACACAGATGTGTGGTAAAATAATTAAGTGGCTTTTCTTCGTGCACTCAACAGTGGGTGGTAGTTGACCTAATGTCACAGAATATGCTTTTTAACATGTACAGTACTTAGCCAGCTAAACTACTAGgcaaggaaaaaatattaacatttaaattaaattgctcTTAAGGTTCTTAAGAAGCTATGCATACAAAatgctgtgatttctacatggCGAAACCAAATGTatacaaataacatttgataaaagctgagaatctgcattataaccacatgtgaattgtttgattacacatctaaaattgtgaagtacagaggcaaatcaagaaaaaaaggctttgtcccTAACATGATGGAaggtaatgtaatttaaataaggGTTTAATAAATACGTGTGAAAATTGTTGAATTATTGACCATACCAGTTCTTTACTCTGTTGCCAGTATTTTTAGTTTAACTCCCTCCCAAATGACAAGCAACAATTGATTATAATTTTGCTATGTTGCCACAACCACAGCAACTGTTATGTATCATGTTGATTAATTATGCAAAGTTTATATCATACAGCTTAATAaat
Encoded proteins:
- the lrrc31 gene encoding leucine-rich repeat-containing protein 31, with protein sequence MHRSGVEDHRMEHTDSHKGRECPQKRSPFDMIMNQIRRTKSITDRRPRASVGRFFRPTENSDKKDGGIPDSGEPEAQRGEEKMGRGVPVDSELSSMVGWGRVKLFVQKLGKKLESHSLNLGHCDLTATDVLELATLLPFLSQLEEMDLSWNDLCGGSLKALAIHLRHVSRLRMLRLSSCRLTADDLTALGEALGYLPLLEVVDLSWNAGVGGNLQRLISGLQPGNTVKELHLVECQLTAADAQALGGALSMLPSLELLDLSANRHLEGGLCELAPQLKGSLGLKVLRMRMCGLRQDSLQTLGEAIQFLPALEQLDLSCNQGASGGFAQMSAYLTQLMHLRSLDLHKCNLTEEDVQALVQIVPSLGDLTMLDLSSNKTIGRLAQMLFPTLPLSKLKTLSLNSCCLTEESYHSLASAVQSLGQLESLGLSWNKCVGGNLRQVLQVLQPGSHLQELRLASCGLNTEDLLHLASASKRGALVHLRKLDLMYNDGVGEQGWTHLFKEAEGLRAMCELDVSLHPSGRSSVRPHASPWLPALLSALPRLPSLISLSLQGWALTPRESDGLEAFSRDGKRSVHFDYDPHPAAARV